A part of Prolixibacteraceae bacterium genomic DNA contains:
- a CDS encoding BamA/TamA family outer membrane protein: MKRFLITTVIAIFFVNLSFGQVDKWSDPKLNPDNFTLLDGFKKKKMEKMLKEGKNDEVKKKQEEAKNKKVYSVFLPVVAYNPFTSLILGVGGNLSTKFGDSSTTRFSNFVPSYTYTLNNQQTFRLNSNLYTNNNDYYIFSSLMWAMAPQSTYGVGGDNPEDWKTIVEPKTFKVVLRAYKKIKENIYIGVNYSLDWKYQIEDEDAVDIQNIISSSPDATTASDAIDKEFNDGLDEFWVTEGINYSGFEAEYDPSNAVALQQKYYYTPFGDYNYGTGDHSVASGIGVNFLLDSRDNVNSTYEGAYVNVAYTYYGEWLGSTSDFQSLLIDARYHIPLCENKRQVLAFWGMANLTFGDTPYFSLPRIGGDDWYTSGRGYTAGRYLGEKLLYAEAEYRINVKKWFGLTGFINAHSVTEDNDKFEYVNVAGGIGFRARILKSRTDINADFGYGKEGSHGVYLRFTQAF; the protein is encoded by the coding sequence ATGAAACGTTTTCTTATTACAACTGTTATTGCCATTTTCTTTGTGAACTTAAGTTTTGGACAGGTTGATAAATGGTCTGATCCGAAATTAAATCCTGATAATTTCACTTTGCTTGATGGATTCAAGAAAAAGAAGATGGAAAAGATGCTTAAAGAGGGTAAAAATGATGAAGTGAAAAAGAAGCAAGAAGAGGCAAAGAATAAGAAAGTTTATTCTGTTTTTCTTCCTGTAGTAGCGTATAATCCTTTTACGAGTCTAATTCTTGGTGTTGGAGGAAATTTGTCTACTAAGTTTGGGGATTCATCTACGACAAGATTTTCGAATTTTGTTCCGTCTTATACCTATACATTGAATAATCAACAGACTTTCCGTCTTAACTCAAATTTATATACCAATAATAATGATTATTACATTTTTAGTTCCTTGATGTGGGCGATGGCTCCACAAAGTACTTATGGTGTTGGAGGTGATAACCCTGAAGATTGGAAAACAATTGTAGAGCCAAAGACATTTAAAGTTGTTTTAAGAGCTTATAAGAAGATTAAAGAGAATATATATATTGGAGTAAACTATTCATTAGATTGGAAATATCAAATTGAAGATGAAGATGCGGTGGATATTCAGAATATTATATCTAGCAGCCCTGATGCAACGACAGCTAGTGATGCAATCGACAAAGAGTTTAATGATGGATTAGATGAGTTCTGGGTAACTGAGGGAATTAATTATTCTGGTTTTGAAGCAGAATACGATCCGTCAAATGCAGTTGCACTTCAGCAGAAGTATTATTATACTCCTTTTGGAGATTATAACTATGGAACGGGTGATCATTCGGTTGCTTCTGGTATTGGAGTGAATTTTTTACTTGATTCAAGAGATAATGTAAACTCTACATATGAAGGAGCTTATGTCAATGTAGCATATACCTATTATGGTGAGTGGTTAGGTAGTACAAGTGATTTTCAGAGTCTATTAATTGATGCAAGGTATCATATCCCGTTATGTGAAAATAAGCGTCAGGTTTTAGCTTTTTGGGGGATGGCAAATTTAACGTTTGGAGATACTCCATATTTTAGCTTGCCACGTATTGGAGGTGATGATTGGTATACATCAGGTCGTGGTTATACTGCAGGCCGATATCTTGGAGAAAAACTGTTGTACGCTGAAGCTGAATACCGAATTAATGTAAAGAAATGGTTTGGTTTAACTGGTTTTATCAATGCTCACTCTGTAACAGAAGACAATGATAAATTTGAATATGTGAATGTAGCTGGTGGTATTGGTTTTAGGGCTCGTATTCTAAAATCTAGAACAGATATCAATGCAGACTTTGGTTATGGTAAAGAAGGGTCTCATGGGGTTTACCTACGTTTTACTCAAGCATTCTAA
- a CDS encoding zinc-dependent metalloprotease — MLKVRSLILFMLFILSVEGYSTTQTQERQKEEVSRSFMTIKKNGDKLLLEVPKKLFGVPILMACRVESVSSNRMIAAGQMRHNPIVVKWDLKDKMLILQQQDVTNMIDVDDPIYPSFKLNRQGTILESFRYKTYDRSTECYVIDVTKFVHNPLPIISPFGGRAAPGRLIPTLTSTLDIRNYDQNIELVTEMHFSGRKEPFSCRLHRSFLLLDKDMMRPRLSSDKIGYYDVKKEELSSETLGGRNFGYIKRWRIEPKGADIEAYKQGELVVPKKQIVFYVDSAFPEKWRKYIKLGIEDWQIAFEKIGFKDAIVAKDYPKHVGPYEMSDITKSCFRYVVSDKANAMGNAWVDPRSGEILQGNILWYHGVFSKLYKWRFVQTAANDPSIRCDMEHVEEKVMGDLIRYAAAHEIGHALGLKHNYRASFGYPVDSLRSPTFTATYGTAASIMDYARNNYVAQPKDHGVSLTPPILGLYDIFSIKWGYKPIYDVASTQDEVEILSDWITAHAEDDMYLFKTKNGMGDGCLDPAAQTEALGDDIVKASEYGVSNIKVILDNLYEWTNASNHSLDYFREMYDAVMKQYGQYLKHATTMIGGVYEFHERTHHYPELYHPVSKVDQKAALDFIMNQLLTYYEWSNDEKITNHLGNMHREIVKGQEKCLKGLVDRAVLYRLFSCSQMMDKPFSVGEYLDQITNTLFQLSKKDERKFWIQNLQVVYVKQLLNELNEYKLKQGDLFANVVIADILYELSDIKKDVIRKASKSSGKLEKHYSFLSFLLTEI, encoded by the coding sequence TAAACTATTATTAGAAGTGCCTAAGAAATTATTTGGTGTCCCAATTTTAATGGCATGTCGTGTAGAGAGTGTGAGTTCTAATCGTATGATTGCAGCTGGGCAGATGAGACACAATCCTATTGTTGTAAAATGGGATCTTAAAGATAAGATGCTCATTTTACAACAACAGGATGTAACGAATATGATTGATGTTGATGATCCGATATATCCGTCGTTTAAGCTCAATAGACAAGGAACAATCTTAGAATCATTTAGATATAAGACATACGATAGATCAACGGAGTGTTATGTTATTGATGTAACAAAATTTGTACATAATCCTCTACCAATAATTTCTCCTTTTGGAGGGAGAGCTGCCCCAGGGAGGTTAATCCCAACTTTAACAAGTACATTGGATATACGTAATTATGATCAGAATATTGAGTTGGTAACAGAGATGCACTTCTCAGGAAGAAAGGAACCTTTTAGTTGTCGTCTTCATCGCTCATTTTTACTGCTAGATAAAGATATGATGAGACCACGTTTATCTAGTGATAAAATCGGTTATTACGATGTGAAGAAAGAAGAGTTGTCTTCGGAGACATTGGGGGGACGTAATTTTGGATATATAAAACGCTGGAGAATCGAACCAAAGGGGGCGGATATCGAAGCTTATAAACAAGGTGAATTGGTGGTTCCAAAGAAGCAGATTGTGTTCTATGTTGATAGTGCATTTCCTGAGAAGTGGCGAAAATATATTAAACTTGGGATTGAAGACTGGCAAATTGCTTTCGAAAAAATTGGGTTTAAAGATGCGATTGTAGCTAAAGACTATCCAAAACATGTTGGTCCTTATGAAATGAGTGATATTACCAAATCATGCTTTAGATATGTTGTTTCAGACAAAGCAAATGCTATGGGGAATGCATGGGTTGATCCTAGATCTGGAGAGATTCTTCAGGGTAATATATTATGGTATCATGGCGTTTTTTCTAAACTATATAAATGGCGATTTGTGCAAACTGCTGCAAATGATCCTTCTATACGTTGTGACATGGAACATGTTGAAGAGAAAGTGATGGGAGATCTGATTCGCTATGCTGCAGCACATGAAATAGGACATGCTTTAGGACTAAAGCACAACTATCGTGCTTCTTTTGGTTATCCTGTCGATTCATTGCGTTCTCCGACTTTTACAGCTACTTATGGAACAGCTGCTTCTATCATGGATTATGCACGAAATAATTATGTGGCACAACCGAAAGATCACGGTGTTTCACTTACTCCTCCAATTTTAGGATTATATGATATTTTCTCTATTAAGTGGGGATATAAGCCTATATATGATGTAGCATCGACACAGGATGAAGTAGAGATACTATCTGATTGGATTACGGCACATGCCGAAGATGATATGTATCTTTTCAAGACCAAAAATGGGATGGGGGATGGATGTCTCGATCCCGCTGCACAGACTGAGGCATTAGGAGACGATATTGTGAAAGCATCAGAGTATGGTGTCAGTAACATTAAAGTGATTTTAGACAATTTATATGAATGGACGAATGCATCGAATCATTCACTGGATTACTTTCGTGAAATGTATGATGCCGTAATGAAGCAGTATGGACAGTATCTGAAGCATGCCACTACAATGATTGGTGGAGTGTATGAATTCCATGAAAGAACTCATCATTATCCAGAGTTATATCATCCCGTTAGTAAAGTGGATCAAAAGGCAGCGTTAGATTTTATAATGAATCAGTTATTGACTTATTACGAATGGAGTAATGATGAGAAGATTACGAATCATTTAGGTAACATGCATCGTGAGATTGTAAAGGGGCAAGAAAAGTGTTTGAAAGGGTTAGTTGATAGAGCTGTGTTGTATCGACTTTTTAGCTGTTCTCAGATGATGGATAAGCCTTTTTCTGTAGGAGAATATCTTGATCAAATAACAAATACTTTGTTTCAGTTGTCAAAGAAAGACGAACGAAAATTTTGGATTCAGAACCTTCAGGTGGTATATGTGAAGCAGCTTTTAAACGAGTTGAATGAGTATAAGTTGAAGCAAGGGGATCTTTTTGCAAATGTTGTTATTGCAGACATTCTATATGAGCTTTCTGACATAAAAAAAGATGTTATTAGGAAAGCTTCTAAGAGTAGTGGAAAACTAGAAAAACATTATTCGTTTTTATCTTTCTTACTAACGGAGATTTAG
- a CDS encoding DUF1254 domain-containing protein yields the protein MKKRLNIALLISICIVFLSSCGGKMKKNSDKTVDVDDAIEVYDYTYPLVIMGLSQDLMLDNPLRPKQKPNCLIKFKQLAQPKNKAVVLGNRNTLYTVGWIDLSKGPVIFTFPDMGERYFVMPLIDAWTNTFKSIGSRTTGQGPKKYFLVNDSFKGDTPSGFEKIVCPTNMVWITGRIQADNDDDAKKAAMLQDKYVVMTYQEYNGGENPFKTWKAQYSALKVRKPVPYTLKMSAKEYYDLFLKMFANNQTFSFDTEMVKLLGKFGVERGKTLSFDQLSSTSKKVLTDGLVAQQKIYLEAFYKGSSQKKPWIFDTTEMGVWGDNYKKRAYWAMWGLGANLVEDAVYGVTQLDSDMKSLDGGKVYVIHFDKGGEPDVGAFWSITTYNIEGYLEKNSENRYASGSNMPLKYNKDGSLDLYMSFKKPKGVAEYNWIPAPQKEFKILFRMYWPKESVLDGTWKLPSVVQK from the coding sequence ATGAAAAAGCGATTAAATATTGCATTACTTATTTCAATTTGTATCGTATTTCTCTCTTCTTGTGGTGGTAAAATGAAGAAGAATTCAGATAAAACTGTGGATGTAGATGATGCTATTGAGGTGTATGACTATACCTATCCTCTAGTAATTATGGGGCTTAGTCAAGATTTAATGTTAGATAACCCTTTACGACCAAAACAGAAACCAAACTGTTTGATCAAATTTAAACAACTAGCACAACCGAAGAATAAAGCTGTTGTATTGGGTAACCGTAATACGTTGTATACTGTTGGATGGATAGACCTTAGTAAAGGTCCTGTGATCTTTACTTTTCCTGATATGGGTGAACGTTATTTTGTTATGCCTCTTATTGATGCTTGGACGAATACATTCAAAAGTATTGGATCAAGAACAACAGGTCAAGGTCCAAAGAAGTATTTTCTTGTTAATGATTCGTTTAAAGGGGATACCCCAAGTGGCTTTGAGAAGATTGTATGTCCTACCAATATGGTTTGGATAACTGGGCGTATTCAGGCAGACAACGATGATGATGCAAAAAAAGCAGCAATGTTACAAGATAAATATGTTGTTATGACATATCAAGAGTATAATGGTGGTGAAAATCCATTTAAAACTTGGAAAGCACAATACTCAGCGTTAAAGGTTCGTAAGCCTGTTCCATATACTCTTAAGATGAGTGCAAAAGAGTACTACGATCTATTTCTGAAAATGTTTGCTAATAATCAAACTTTTTCATTTGATACAGAGATGGTTAAGTTGCTTGGTAAATTTGGTGTTGAACGAGGTAAAACATTATCGTTTGATCAACTATCTTCTACATCAAAAAAAGTTCTTACTGATGGCCTCGTTGCTCAACAAAAGATATATTTAGAAGCTTTCTACAAAGGGTCATCTCAAAAGAAGCCATGGATATTTGATACAACAGAGATGGGAGTATGGGGTGATAATTATAAAAAAAGAGCTTATTGGGCAATGTGGGGATTAGGAGCAAATTTAGTTGAAGATGCTGTGTATGGTGTAACCCAACTAGACTCTGATATGAAATCATTAGATGGCGGAAAGGTATATGTTATTCATTTTGATAAAGGTGGTGAACCTGACGTTGGAGCTTTTTGGTCAATTACAACATATAATATAGAAGGATATTTGGAGAAAAATAGTGAAAATAGATATGCTTCGGGTAGCAATATGCCATTAAAATATAATAAAGATGGTAGTTTAGATCTATATATGTCATTCAAGAAGCCCAAAGGGGTAGCAGAATATAATTGGATTCCTGCACCACAAAAAGAGTTTAAGATTTTGTTTAGGATGTATTGGCCAAAAGAGTCAGTATTAGACGGTACATGGAAATTGCCATCAGTGGTACAAAAATAA
- a CDS encoding S46 family peptidase, producing the protein MTKKIILFFCFINITFNAIGDEGMWIPAQLKSDVLQKMTSMGLHLSGEQIYRVGEKSLNDAIVGLGTKRNPLGFSATGSFIGDRGLVLTNHHCAVSYLQKHSSITKNYLKEGFYAKTPNEELPAEGLTLSRLVRMEDVTSRILSGCDTLSHNAIQKLIQKRGKEMVAQANENGRYRSVIKPYFSGAQYYLEVYQVYSDVRIVAMPPVSIGKFGGEKDNWNWPRNSADFCILRVYGENENSSQNYSVNNQPIVSPNYIHLSEGGVDEGDFTMVYGFPANTKKFLTAKAIDQLVHITNHHAVAIRKAKVSVLEKKMAEKSTTWLKYQSYYSQMSNKLLRWQGEIYGIDQYDLVAMKRDFEDRYEKWVNASEIRKSKYGKVLPSIRYYCGQLDSLEKVNTYVMEAGIGSANLISFVAKFDMLNAICSRKSVNQKRLDKELVRLKKIVADFYDSYELEVEKELLSSSLILFSQNVGVDNKPLSLVKAEAEYKGQINKYVKHLMKKSLFTNEKKINNFIKHYQKEDVEKLQKDPLFDLSINFYLLNRDKVYGQRVKIRRKYGKYHRLYVQSIKEMFQNKPLAPDANRSLRIAFGKVKGYNLHHVAYDYKSTIRTLFDKYKSDSLNYSLPDTFVENISSNDYDIPTCFITDVHTTGGNSGSPVLNSNGELVGLNFDRVKTGVVSDYQYLPELSRQISVDVRYIRYVLKSYLNAEPLLEEWK; encoded by the coding sequence ATGACCAAAAAAATAATACTATTCTTCTGTTTTATAAATATTACTTTTAATGCAATAGGAGATGAAGGAATGTGGATTCCTGCACAATTAAAGTCAGATGTTTTACAGAAGATGACTTCTATGGGGCTTCATCTTTCTGGAGAGCAGATATATCGTGTCGGAGAGAAAAGCCTTAATGATGCAATTGTTGGGCTTGGAACTAAGCGCAATCCTTTAGGTTTTTCAGCAACGGGATCGTTTATTGGAGATAGAGGTTTGGTTTTGACTAATCACCATTGTGCTGTATCTTACCTACAAAAACATAGTTCAATAACAAAAAACTATTTAAAGGAAGGATTTTATGCTAAAACACCAAATGAAGAGCTGCCAGCTGAAGGATTAACCCTTTCAAGACTGGTACGAATGGAGGATGTAACATCTAGAATTTTAAGTGGATGTGACACATTGTCTCACAATGCAATCCAGAAACTTATCCAAAAGAGAGGAAAAGAAATGGTTGCTCAAGCCAATGAAAATGGGAGGTATCGTTCAGTTATTAAACCATATTTTAGTGGAGCACAGTATTATTTAGAGGTATATCAAGTTTATTCAGACGTACGGATTGTCGCAATGCCTCCAGTGTCTATAGGTAAATTTGGAGGAGAAAAAGATAATTGGAATTGGCCAAGAAATTCTGCGGACTTCTGTATTTTAAGGGTGTATGGTGAGAATGAAAACAGTTCACAGAACTATTCAGTGAATAATCAACCAATTGTTTCTCCAAACTACATACATTTGTCAGAAGGAGGTGTTGACGAAGGTGATTTTACAATGGTTTATGGTTTTCCTGCAAATACAAAAAAGTTTTTAACGGCAAAAGCAATAGATCAATTAGTTCATATCACTAATCATCATGCTGTCGCTATACGTAAAGCGAAAGTCTCTGTTTTAGAAAAGAAAATGGCTGAGAAGAGTACGACATGGTTAAAATACCAAAGCTACTACAGTCAAATGTCAAATAAATTATTACGTTGGCAAGGTGAAATATATGGCATTGATCAATATGATCTAGTTGCTATGAAGAGAGATTTTGAAGATCGCTATGAGAAATGGGTAAATGCATCTGAAATCAGAAAGAGCAAATATGGCAAAGTACTTCCGAGTATTCGTTACTATTGTGGTCAATTAGATAGCTTGGAGAAAGTGAATACTTATGTTATGGAAGCAGGTATTGGGAGTGCTAACCTTATTTCATTTGTTGCTAAATTTGATATGCTTAATGCCATTTGTTCAAGAAAGAGCGTGAATCAAAAAAGGTTAGATAAAGAACTAGTTAGATTAAAAAAAATAGTTGCTGATTTCTATGATTCTTATGAATTAGAGGTAGAAAAAGAACTTTTATCTTCTAGTTTGATTCTTTTTAGCCAGAATGTAGGGGTTGATAATAAACCACTATCATTAGTGAAGGCGGAGGCTGAGTATAAAGGGCAAATCAACAAATATGTGAAACACTTGATGAAGAAATCATTGTTCACTAATGAAAAGAAGATTAATAATTTCATTAAGCATTATCAAAAGGAGGATGTGGAGAAACTGCAAAAAGATCCTTTGTTTGATTTAAGTATCAACTTTTATCTTCTGAATAGAGACAAAGTTTATGGACAGAGGGTAAAGATAAGACGTAAATACGGGAAGTATCATAGGCTATATGTTCAATCGATAAAGGAAATGTTTCAAAATAAACCTCTTGCACCTGATGCTAACCGAAGTTTAAGAATTGCCTTTGGAAAAGTAAAAGGATACAACCTGCATCATGTTGCCTATGACTACAAGAGCACTATTAGAACTCTCTTTGATAAATATAAATCGGATTCATTAAACTATTCTTTACCAGATACATTCGTGGAAAATATTTCAAGCAATGATTACGACATTCCTACATGCTTTATTACTGATGTACACACAACTGGAGGAAATTCAGGAAGTCCAGTACTAAATTCTAATGGAGAATTAGTCGGGTTAAACTTTGATAGAGTTAAAACTGGTGTTGTGTCTGACTATCAATATTTACCAGAGCTAAGTCGTCAGATCTCTGTGGATGTTAGATATATTCGCTATGTATTAAAGAGCTATCTAAATGCTGAGCCACTTCTAGAAGAATGGAAGTGA